The following coding sequences lie in one Rutidosis leptorrhynchoides isolate AG116_Rl617_1_P2 chromosome 6, CSIRO_AGI_Rlap_v1, whole genome shotgun sequence genomic window:
- the LOC139855337 gene encoding kinesin-like protein KIN-14E yields MKGKVRVFCREEKVCSVVDEFRVQIPENKDKKGKSQIHKYAHVFDEKASQEEVFRDTKDLVQSAVDGCNVCLFAYGQSGSGKTYTMYGTNKEPGLTKLASYELFKIQNRESERFDISFKVYMLEWYDDRFVDLLAEDPKKKNAFVHRCKERAAGNDDITMLYLCGANGHH; encoded by the exons aTGAAAGGAAAAGTGAGAGTGTTTTGCAGAGAAGAAAAAGTATGCAGTGTTGTCGATGAGTTTAGGGTTCAAATTCCCGAAAACAAGGACAAAAAGGGTAAATCTCAGATACATAAGTATGCTCACGTCTTTGATGAAAAGGCTTCTCAAGAAGAGGTCTTCCGGGATACGAAG GATTTGGTGCAGTCAGCTGTTGATGGCTGCAATGTTTGTCTGTTTGCATATGGGCAATCAGGATCCGGGAAGACATACACAATGTATGGGACCAACAAAGAACCGGGTCTAACGAAGCTTGCTTCGTACGAGTTGTTTAAGATTCAGAATCGAGAAAGTGAGAGATTTGATATTTCCTTCAAG GTCTATATGTTGGAGTGGTATGATGATAGATTTGTGGATCTTCTAGCAGAAGACCCAAAGAAAAAAAATGCGTTTGTTCATAGATGTAAAGAAAGAGCCGCAG gGAATGACGATATTACAATGCTCTACTTGTGCGGAGCTAATGGACATCATTAA